A stretch of DNA from Anopheles nili chromosome 2, idAnoNiliSN_F5_01, whole genome shotgun sequence:
cagcaccatcgcGTTGCCGAATGGCAGCACTGTCTTCAGATCCTTCTTTGTGATCGGTCCCGCACTGATGGAAGCCCGGATGCCACCACCCTGTATGAACCCGATCGCTGCGTCCGTCCAAAAGCCATCGTTGGCCTGTTCGCGCGTTATCGCGTACGTCACCACGAGCGAGTCTGCTATCATGTTGCCGATGTTACATTCCTCGAACCGGCAGCGGCTCGCGTCAAGAAACACATTCGTGCGTCCAATCTGGGCGTCCAGCGCCAGGATACCGGGTCGGTAAATCTCCAGCAACTCCAGAACGTCTGAGTCCCGCTGGACGGTACCGTTTAGCAGTATCGGGCTTCCGTCGAACTCGATCAAATTTCCGTCCGCGTCAAACATAAGGTGCAGATAGCCAAGGTACTTGGTATATGCGTAAGCCTGCACCACTGGCACGTTCTTCCCGACAGTGTTCTGTACCATCACAGGATACGGTCCGGCCGGTTGTTCCACATCCGGCGCCGTGCCGCTGTACAGGAACGTGTGCGAATGGCCTCCGATCACTAAGTCCACGTCGGGACATGCGGCTGCTATCTGTTTGTCACGCTCCAACCCGCTGTGCCCAAGGGCGATGAGAATCTGTACACCTTGCTCCTTTAGGGTGGTTGCCTCCTTGCTAATGGGGTGGTAAAAAGGACACATGATAAATACCCGCTACAGTGGTATGAATATTCCAGCCACATGCTCACTTGATGGCGGTGATTTCGTCTTCAAATTCAACTGTGTTCACCGGCGTGAGTTGCTTCGTTTCCGGCGTGAGATAGCCAATCACGCCTATGCGCACTCCCGCCTTGGTAAACACGACCGATCGCTGCAGGGACTTGGTGCTCTGCATTGTAGGCGTCTTGGACAGATCTAGGTTcgccaccagcaccggaaAGTCGACTTCATTCAGGAAGGGAACCAATCCTTCGACACCCAAGTCGAACTCATGGTTGCCGAGAGACTGGAAGAGACGGATGTGCAAACATGGCTGATTCattcgaataaaaaataacgaagGACTGGGTTGCTTACAATGGCATCTGGTTTCAGTATGTTAAGAAAGGCAGCGGTTATGTTGTCCTTGTATATCGCAAACCACGGCGTTCCGGTATAGGTATCGCCCGCATTGAGATACAAGACCGGAAGTCCGCCCGCAGCTTCGGTCGCTCGGTATTCGCGAACTCTGTAAACCAAAGGAAATGGTATGAGTTGGAAACTAATCAATCATTGTTGTTTGCAAATAAGCCCACTACGAGAAATTGATAGCAGAACTAGCAACCAAATGCATAAGAAATGATAGAAAAGAATTTGAAAGATAACAAATACTTACTTATGAGCGACTCGGGCAAATCCTCCATAACACCGGTTGCtggatacatcggatggttgGCATTCGTTGCTATAGGCACCGGTTTGCTCAAAGCGGGCGTGCATATCATTGTTGTGTAGTATGATAAGCTCCAATCCACCTGCTTTTGGTGCTGCCATGCTACAAGTGAACCAGGCAgcaaccaacagcaacagcgtaCACGTCGATGACATGCTGAAAACCGTGTGCATTGGATCAGTAGAGATCCGTTTAACGCACTGCTTGGATGATAGAAGGGTAGTGCAGCGTTTTTTCAGGACCACAAGCTTAGAACGCGAGCTCGATGATCCTATTTGacagaataaaacaaatcttcTTCGATTAGTACACTCGCGCTTTCAACGTTGAATTATTCCACCATCTTGTCGGATTCACCGTAATTTCAAATAGACCCGTCTACTCTTAAACTGTAAAACCATCAAATGATTTTACCGAACCAATTATGAACATCTCGAGGCGAGAGCTCGGTGTAAATGGTCGTTGGTTATCGAAAGCAATTGACGCTTATCAACCTGCGACAATGCCTGCATTTCAGCTCCCTTCAAGTACTGTTCGCAGATCACGCCTTCACTCTTTACTGTTTGCATTCGTTAAGTCCGTGTTATCGTACGGCGGGCCCTTGGTTGATAAATCTCTGACGTTACGGCAGGCAGCATACAAATCTTGCAGGAGGCCACTATCCGTATCCGCCAGCACGCTATCTCACAACAGTAAGGTTCGCGTCCGCGTGCGCCTTGGGTGATGGTCGCTGTCTTGCTTGACTAATTGACAATAAACCCGTCCGCAACAATCTTGATCATGTGCGGTGAATAACAGAGAGATTACGATTGGCCAGAGGAATcgtgtgaaaacaaaaaatacagtGAAGAACGAAAGGGTATTGAATTTATCAATATTAATCATCGATATCTGTGTTCTAAATCAAAACTGTTGTGAAAACAGGATAGAACAATTTGAACGCATATTTTCAGAAATTATTAATCacgtttaaaaatgttttctttttttagcaaGGAACGTGGTTATGTTGACCCATTCAAAGCCATACTCTTTGAAATCCTGCAACCTGCATTCCTTCAGGCCATTAATATGTATGAGATCGAAATCAAACCATGTTTGGGCTCTTCTTACcggtttctttttatgtttgaaccactgtgcttgcatTTTTATCTCAATCGCTGCCAAATTCGtggaaaaaattgattaaagAAACGTATAATCAGAAGCCTCTACAGCATACAGCAGAATTTATAACATACATTCTTGTTTtgaaatgattcatttttcatcctaaATTCTATATTGAGCAGATAGATGTAACAGAAAAAACattagaaaatttttaaaaatcaagCTTTCATCgaattgaattttttatttttgatgcaACAGAATTCATGTAATTTGAGAGCTTTTAATGTAAAGAAACTTTGATTTGTATGgtcaattgatttatttggaATTCCGGCGTAGTTTACCAAAACACCAAACGAAGACGGTGCTA
This window harbors:
- the LOC128731718 gene encoding protein 5NUC-like, whose translation is MSSTCTLLLLVAAWFTCSMAAPKAGGLELIILHNNDMHARFEQTGAYSNECQPSDVSSNRCYGGFARVAHKVREYRATEAAGGLPVLYLNAGDTYTGTPWFAIYKDNITAAFLNILKPDAISLGNHEFDLGVEGLVPFLNEVDFPVLVANLDLSKTPTMQSTKSLQRSVVFTKAGVRIGVIGYLTPETKQLTPVNTVEFEDEITAINKEATTLKEQGVQILIALGHSGLERDKQIAAACPDVDLVIGGHSHTFLYSGTAPDVEQPAGPYPVMVQNTVGKNVPVVQAYAYTKYLGYLHLMFDADGNLIEFDGSPILLNGTVQRDSDVLELLEIYRPGILALDAQIGRTNVFLDASRCRFEECNIGNMIADSLVVTYAITREQANDGFWTDAAIGFIQGGGIRASISAGPITKKDLKTVLPFGNAMVLVEITGTQLRQMLEQSVHRYDGVSGYGEFLQMAGVHVEYDLSRPPLERVVAVEVRCAQCQVPTYEALQADEHYRVILSQFLYEGGDGYDMLPGSPMQLLTFGEYEITEEYLVRYSPIYPAIEWRIRLEGQPIIPTTEGPVGPTTTTIASTTEDDNGAGRRLDGLTLVTVGMTLVATLTARHVL